TGATTATCCGATCCGCTCAACAATAATATATTATAGCAATGCTTCACCTCCTATTCCTCCATAGAGATTTTGGCACGTATCCTGTGCTCGTAGCATTTAGTGCGGATGATTGGGCAGTCCGCACGCATTAGACAGTGTTGTTGCAGCTTTCATCTCTTTGTCAGTGAGTTTCCATCTCCTCCGTCCATTTAAGAtttaggggattttaataaagtgccacacttccaatagcagtttctgaaaatgccaccgtttttttcagagtttattaaatgccatactcttgacttttatcatcccgtttttttgagataacggttaacggctgttagtctctgttagtgcatacgtggcattaaataacccgtccaaaattacatagaagcccctgaatcagttaacagggattgagttaatcagttacacagaaaactcctaaaataaaactcatcaaacacacgaaattagggtttgaaatcgtACCATATCCGCTGCTTGTCCTtccccttattcttcttcatcttcagctccccaaccctttactcagacactaaacctaagcaaaatcccgctgaaaactgacccaaaccctaatttcttccactaGAGAACAGAGCGGACATAGAGCAAGAGAAAAAAAGTACAAGAAAGAGAAACAGAAACCTAAGAGAAAACCCCTAATTCAACTCAGaaaaacgaaattagggtttgcaatcatacCATATCTGCTGCTTGTCCTTCCCCTTCTTTTTCTGAATCTCGATCGCTCCCCAACCCTTTACTCagacactaaacctaagcaaaatcccgctgaaaactgacccaaaccctaatttcttccactagagaacagagcggacagagagaacgagcaaaccctagaagaaaaatgaaacgatACAAAGTTGCAAACTGTTTTCAATCCCACGAAGGATAAAATAGTCATTTAGCCTGTGCTACGTGTAATAATCTCGTGCTCGACATCTTGAGCCGTCCACATAAGACACGTGTAAGTAATCTGGACAAAGTCAAAAAAGTTTGACCAATCATGTGGGTCCAAGACGTTAgtgctaacggttgtggcattaaataaattctgaaaaaaacggtggcagtttcttgaatcgggatttgcaagtgtggcagtttgttaaaattccCTAAGATTTATCTTAGGATGGGGCAAAGCAAGCTCCTGGACCTTCTATGGTGCTTTGCAGTAGTGGTTGCATTAGGTGCTCCTTGATTCACTGATCGTTGGATCTTTCTTTCGATGAGTGTGTGGTAAGTGATGACTTTTATTTCGATGATGTTGCGAAGTGGCGTCATGGTTCGATGCCCTCCTGCCTGGTGGATGACATGTGGATTTTTCCAGACAGTGGATGATCACGAATAACGTGTATACACTCGTCGATCAATCCCTCTCCATAAGCTATTCATTttctcctctttctctttctgTACTCTTAGCTGTCAAACATGACGTCGTTAGATAAGAGAGTTGATGAACAAAAAAAGTATGACAAACTTGGACTTACAAACGCATACGTTTGTAGCTAAGCAAGGAAAGGATGacctttgttgttttttttttatccgtcaAGTAGAAATTTCGATGAAAAAAAGGCACTTGGGAGGAATATCTTAACCCAATGATTACAACTGAACAAAAAAGGAGAGTCAAAAGGTGATTCGGTTACCCAAGAAAAAACTACAAAAAATTACGGAGGCCGGTATTGTGAATCCCATTGAGAAATCACCATATTCGCCGTGAGTCCTAACATTCTTAGGTTCAATTCGGCCCAAAAGAACGCTTGTAATTTGATATCTCTAATGAGGTTggctacatttttctttttgttatcgaAAGTTCTTGCATTTCTCTCTTTCCATATACACCACCATATAGCAATCGGGATGTTATTCCATattcgactaagtttttcatCTTACCAATAAAACTTCCAATCCTTCAAAGATGTAATGACATTGGGGTTGTATGACGATCCAAAGTGGCTCCATTCAACAAAGTAATCTCATATTCTCCGGATTCTCCAACAACCATAAAACAAGTGTGAACTCGAATCATCTTCTTTCTCACAAAAACGACAAACACTAGAGACATCCTTACCTCTTCTTAGAAGTTTATCCACCGTCATTACTCGATCATGAGATagaagccaaagaaaaaaattgattttgtgaGGGTACTCATTACTCCAAACAACATTGATTGGATAATCCGGCTCACCTTGATCGTCGTTGTTTTGAATTCCATCCTTAACCGTATATTTATCATGATCAGTACCAACCCAAATTCGGGTAAGGAAAGAATGACCTCGTTAAGTTCAAACGGATTCTACTTTGATCAGTACTCAAATATGTACTTCATCAAAAGCAAATGCTTAGAACAAGCCTTACtgtggaatccaaactatttGAAGCTGGGAAAAAGCTAGGTATGAAATCTATAACTTCTAAAATGGGATGTTCCATACTTTTTCTAGCCATGTTCCAAGATTTCATTGGGAGTCTAAATGAAAACCCTGACCAAAATGGCGTTTTGTGAAATATCGTCTGAAATCACGCTCACAACAGAGAATCAAAGTATTTCCTCTTTTGTTAAATAGTTAGGTAGTGGTAATATTCAACATGGAAAACACTTAGTGGTCTAAAAAAATTAGTGGGTCTTACATTCAAACTACAAAACTAACTGAATTCGTCTACCATAAGACTTGTTCTTATAACAGCTGAAAAAACAGTTATTTCCTCTCTCCTTTGATACCACGTGCTTGGATCAGCTTTAACCAAGTTTGATCCTGTAAATATAAATGAAAACCAGGACTATGGAGATTATTACTAAACCTTTCTAAAGAAACACCTTAATTTTACTGAAGTCGGAGCAAAAAGATGAGTCATTTATTCCCATTCCCATTCTCTACGATCTTCATTGTTTTTCTTGTTCTCAACTCTTTTCATGATGGTGTaaatggtgatttagtcagtGATGTATGTAAGAAAGCATCCAAAACTGATCCCAAAAAGCATCATTTCTGCGTTACATCTCTTTCAGCAAACCCTGCAAGTAAACATGCTCGTGATCTTTCAGATCTTGGATTAATATCAATGCGAACATGTCTACGAAAGGCAACATCTATTCATTCTTATATTGCTAAAAATTTGAAACAGGGAAAAGAAAACCCAACAGAAAAGCAATGGTTCCAGAGATGTTTAGAACTATATTCGTCGGCTATTGACGGTGTTCAAAAAGCTATCGAAAGTTTTAAGATTAAAGATTATTCTAGTGCTAATATAGAGATCACTACTGCCAAGGATTCTTCAGTTACTTGTGAAGACCTTTTTAAGGAAAATTTTGGTCCAGATCTGACTTCTCCATTGGCTAAACAAGATGGTGAATTTTCTCAGCTAACTGAAATCTCTCTTGACATAACTTGTGCTTTTATGGGAACATGTTCTTGAGCTTAATTCAAATTAAATAACTCAAAGAGCTGGTTTCTAAATATAATGTTTCAATAGGTTGCCTTAGGAAATttctgtttgtttgtttttttttttcttttgatcctgttgttttgtttttttttcttttgatcaatACTACAAATCATTTCTTTTTGAGTACATTCTTCGGTTTCTCAAAATGCCATATAAGTGCTAGATGCGTTGAAAGCTGGTAAATGATGGTCAATTTCCCAAAAATAGCACCTGATCCTTTAATACCTTACTAattacctctttaatgtttagattCTCAAAAATCTTAATATTGCTCGATTGGATCAACTTTCACCAAATTTGATCTTATAAATGTAAATGAATTACCAGGACAATGAAGATTATTGCAAAGTTTTTCTAAAGAAACACTTTTTACTAAAAGTCCAAACAAAAAGATGAATCAAGCATTCTCTTTGCTTTCCCTGTCTTCAATCttcattatttttcttgttctcaACTCCTTCCATGATGGCGTAAATGGTGATTTAATCAGTAATGTATGTAAGAATGCATCAACAACTGATCCCAACCTCAAATATGATTTTTGTGTTGCATCTCTTTCAGCAAACCCTGCAAGTAAAAACGCTCATGATCTTTTGAGACTTGGATTAATATCAATGAAAACATGTCTACAAAAGGCAACATCTATTCATTCTTACATTGCCAAAATGTTGAAAGGCGGAAAAGGAGAACCAGCAGCAAAGCCATGTTTAGAGGATTGTTTAAACTCATATACAGATGCTATCCGTTCTGTTCAAAAAGCTGCTGCAAGTTTTAAAATTAAAGATTATAATAGTGCTAATATACAAATGAGTGCTGCCATGGATGCTTCAACTAGTTGTGAAGATGGGTTTAAGGAAGTCGTTGTTGGTCAAGATTTGACCTCTCCATTGGCCAAACAAGATGGTGATTTCTTTCAACTTGCTGGAATTTCCCTTGCCATCACTCGTATGGTTTAATGAATTGTTTAGTCTCTATTTTCTTGGGACATACATGTTTTCATTATTGCGCTTAATTCAAATTAGATAAATCCAGAAAGCTACTGGTTTCTAAATGTAATACGGCAAAAGAAAAAACATATTCTGTGACAAGAAAAGTCTTAATGGGGATTCTATTTCTCATTATTCTGATCTGAATATCTTGGGACACAATTATGCTCGAAATGTTAATATAGcgagaacaaaaattaaaataaaaataaaaattaaagataCGGCAATTATTACCCGgaagcttttcttttctttccgaATCTTTCCTCCAAGATCGTATTCAAGGCCGCTTTTCTTTACATGCCAACTCTTTCCTTCAGGATCGAGTTCAAGTTTCAATGGATCATGGCTATTCATATGAGGAGTTGCTCGTGCGGTTGTATATAGGGAATGCGTACAATCATCCATGAATTTCTTCAAAGTCTCATCTAGCTTTCTCGAAGTGTTAGTTTTAGGGTCATAACAAGAGAGAACAGCACTGTACCACAGCAAACATGTCTCGCTCTTTGTAAGGCCAATTGGCTCAAACAAGTTGTAGTCCTTCCGTGCTATACTAAGCTTCAATACCCAAGGGTAAACGTATTTATGACACCAAGGGAAAACGTATTTACGACGTTTATGCTTATTCTCCCATATCTTAACATGTTTAACTTGGAATTACTTCCAGGACACACAAGTTGCCTCCCAATACCATGAGTTCTACAAGGTTGTTTCCATGGCCAATAGAACGTATTGGTGAGAGCAATTTAAACGTCTCATTCTTCAAATCAAAAGCTACAGTCTCTGCAAGTTCCCTACCGTACTGTTGAACGTGCatccaatgaagagctccaccTGCAAAAATACCCGTTAATGTTAACTTACCCGACCGGAGCAGAAGATTTCTTCTAATCATACTACTACTACTTTTAATTCTCCACCCATTACCACCATGCAGGAGGGTATACACCTGAACCCTTCCAGCGTAATCATCTTGCGTTCATCATCAAAATTCCTAACAATTGAAAGAATTATTTGCTGAATTCTAACAACCTTGCACTCGTTACTTGAAATATTGTAACCGAATCCAATCACCTGCTCTGCGTAACCATTCCCATTCGTTATTAACCGGAAATTGAATTTGCTCTCCAGTGATGGGATTGCAAATGTAGATTTCATTCATTACCGACTGTCGCAACAGGCATAACAAATTAAACCATTGCAAGAACCGACCATGAAACTTTTGAACACAGGTGATGATGAAAGGATTAAACTGTGGTCTAACTTTGTAAGTGTTCCGAAGTTGTCATAATCGACGTGATTATTACTAACCTTATCtctactttgttctgaaaagaagaattGCGCTTCAGTTTTAGTTGCCGTGATGTGTGAAACCCCGTATAGTAAACCCATCTTGGGTTTAGGTACCAAAGCTCGCCATGTTTTGCATACTTTTCTGCATAGCAATTGTGATACCGTAGGCAAGCTAGAAAATATGTCTGCTGTGATATCTAAAGGTAACTCCTCCATTGAATCTCTTGAAACCTTTCTTTCTTAATTCTTGCCGCATTCACAAGTACTTATCTACATAATATATAGGTCtctatttactttttttttttaggtttaggtaagaccaatgtagtcgatttcggccatctcggccgaaatttcggcgaaattccggatttcggtccaagaagacgagattttgttaatttcggccggacgaaatctttgcgaaaatttcggccggaaacgcgtttttcggtcggaatttcggtcggaatatatatatataattttttttttaaattgagtggattaatctcaagtacaaaaattaaacagattaattcactcactagtattattgcttgttgttgtgtttgaatttcttgacctaaaattatcatttggtgttgatgatgaggaaggtgaacaaccagatttactaatactatgtttcttttaagtggGTCAATACTCCCTCAATCTTCTAGTCTGACTCAAACTAGGATTGGAATTAATTGAACCTGACAACAAACACTTCTTAttataaaagttggaaccgaaatttgaaaacggaatctccccgagacaacgttgtaccagtgtctcgctcgggaccgagaTAAACCGAAATCCGAAATTAACTACCTTGGGTAAGACCTAG
The nucleotide sequence above comes from Papaver somniferum cultivar HN1 chromosome 8, ASM357369v1, whole genome shotgun sequence. Encoded proteins:
- the LOC113301306 gene encoding putative invertase inhibitor, which codes for MSHLFPFPFSTIFIVFLVLNSFHDGVNGDLVSDVCKKASKTDPKKHHFCVTSLSANPASKHARDLSDLGLISMRTCLRKATSIHSYIAKNLKQGKENPTEKQWFQRCLELYSSAIDGVQKAIESFKIKDYSSANIEITTAKDSSVTCEDLFKENFGPDLTSPLAKQDGEFSQLTEISLDITCAFMGTCS
- the LOC113301307 gene encoding putative invertase inhibitor; its protein translation is MNQAFSLLSLSSIFIIFLVLNSFHDGVNGDLISNVCKNASTTDPNLKYDFCVASLSANPASKNAHDLLRLGLISMKTCLQKATSIHSYIAKMLKGGKGEPAAKPCLEDCLNSYTDAIRSVQKAAASFKIKDYNSANIQMSAAMDASTSCEDGFKEVVVGQDLTSPLAKQDGDFFQLAGISLAITRMV